GGGAGTTCTATGAGTACGAGTCCACACATTCTAGTTAATGAAGAGCCGAATAAACCCCGGAAATCCGGGACAGCCAAGACAGCCAGACTGGCGCAGCGTACCGTGATGATGGTGATCGGAGCAGGCATGATGGCCGTGGCGCTTGAAATTTTCCTCGTTCCGAATCAGATGGTCGATGGCGGCATAACAGGCATTTCGATTATGCTGTCGCATATTTTTAATATTCCCCTCGGCATTTTGCTAACCCTTCTCAACCTTCCTTTTCTCATCGTCGGATATAAGCAAATCGGCAAGACCTTCGCTTTGTCCACGCTGTTTGCGGTCGTCGTCATGTCGATTGGCACACAACTGCTGCATCCTGTGCAGCCGATTACTGTGGAACCGCTGCTTGCGGCGGTATTTGGCGGCGTTATTCTCGGCGTCGGCGTCGGACTTGTGGTACGCTATGGCGGATCGCTGGACGGGACGGAAATTGTGGCGATTCTGGTTGCCAAAAGACTGCCTTTTTCAGTGGGCGAGGTCGTTATGTTCTTCAATCTGTTTATTTTGACGGGAGCGGGCTTTGTGTTCGGCTGGAATAACGCCATGTTCTCGCTGATTGCCTACTATATTGCATTCAAAATGATCGATGTCACCCTCGAAGGTCTGGATCAGTCGAAGTCGGTCTGGATCATCAGCGATAAATACCGCGATATTGGCGAAGCGCTGACGGAGCGGCTCGGCCGGGGCGTAACTTACCTGCAGGGGGAAGGCGGATTTTCGGGCGAAGACAAGAAAGTTATTTTCGTCGTGATCACCCGTCTGGAAGAAGCCAAGATGAAGGCGATCGTCGAAGACTGGGATTCCGAGGCTTTTGTTGCCGTCGGGAATATTCATGATGTCAAAGGCGGACGCTTCAAAAAGAAATCCATTCACTAAGCACTCATACTCGAAAATACGCATATTCAAAACCTCCGCATCGCAGCCTGCGAAAGACGGAGGTTTTGCCGTTTATGGCGCCAAAGATGGACAATCGCTTACCGCAGGCCGGCGATAACAAGCTCCACCGGCTGCGGAGGCAGCTTCGAGATCAGATCGCCCTTGGCGCGCAGGCGTTCTTCAATATTGAGCAGATGAAAATCCTCCGGCGAGACATTGCTTTCAACCTCGTCCCATGTCAGGGGCGTGGATACGGTAGCCAGCGGACGGGCGCGGGGGGTATAAGGGGCGGCGAGCGTCTTGCCGCCGTAATGCTGAAGGTAATCGAAGTAGATTTTATCTCCGCGCTGTTTCTTGAGCCGCTCCAGTGTGAACAACCCAGGGTGTTTCTCCGTAACATACCGGCCGACAAAATGCCCAACCTTCCGCAGTTCGTCAAACGAAACTCCTTGTTTAATCGGCACAATAATCTGGACGCCGGTCGCTCCCGACGTCTTTGGCACCGAAGCCAGCCCGAGCGAATTCAGCACCTTCCCGACAATCGCCGCCGCTTCCATAATCCTCGGTTCCACCTCACGGGAAGGATCAAGGTCGATCATCCATTCGCAGGGCAGGCTGCTGCCGGCATAATGCAGTGAGGGATGAAACTCCAGGGCGGCCAGATTGCCCAGCCAGAGCAGCCCGGGAAGCCCGTCCAGCGAGATGTAATTAATCTCTTCATGCATAACGGTGCGGACAAAGGGCGGCAGCGGGTCCGGAGCGTTCTTTTGGTAAAAGGACTTGCCCGGGACTCCATGCGGGTAGCGGATCACCGTCAGCAGCCGGTTCTTGAGATAGCGCAGCAAATACGGCGACAGGGCGGCAAGCTTCTCTAGATAGATGCGTTTGGTTATTCCGCGCTCCGGCCACAGCGGTTTATCGGGATTGGTAATGGGGACCGTTTGTCCTTCGATGGTAATGGAGCCTTTGACGGCGGCTGGCATACGGCATTCCTCCAAATGAATGAATACAGGGCGGCAATTAACGATTCGGCAGCAGGCACTCGGAAGGAGAGAGATCGAGCCTGGCTTGAATGCTGGGATGGCGAAGCGTGCCCGATTCGTTCCACTCCAGGAAATGGATTTTGAACACCAGTTCCGGACGAATCCAGAATGCTCCTTTGACCCGCTGGGGGATGGAAGCGAACGGCATGTAGTTCACGGCTAAACTTTGTGAAAGCACGGTCAACTCTTGCCAGTCCTTAACTTTCATCTTCCCGGTGCCCGCGTGTCCGATATAATGCAGACGTCCGTCATCGCCATATAAGCCTAGCAGCAGAGCATTGACCGTGCCGTCCCGGAACGTGACGCCTCCGGCGACGGCATTGAGATCAGAAATGATTTTGCACTTGAGCCAGCGCTTGTCTTTCCCGCCCGGTGTGTAGACGCCGTTCACATCCTTGCAGACAATGCCCTCAAGTCCCTTCTCCCGGACGGCAGCGAGCAGCGCGGCGGAATCGCTGTAGCTCGGAACAGCCTGAACATGCGGATGAGGCAGCAGCATTTCTTCAAGCAGACTCCGGCGCTCGGAGAAGGGCCGGTCCATAGTCCATAACCCGTTGCAGTACAAAATGTCGAATACCATATACAGAACCGGAATTTGCCGGACCGTTGAAGCAATAGCGGAATCGTTCTTCAAACTGTCGCGGCGCATCACTTCGTGAAAAGAAGGTTTTCCCTCACTAAGCGCAATAACCTCACCGTCCAGTATGACGGAATCCGCTTTGCAGTAGCTTTCCGCTGCCGAGATTTCCGGGTACTGCCTTGTGCGGTAATTTTTCCGCCGATTGATCAGCTCCGTGGAACTTCCGTCATAATAGGAGAGCATGCGGACGCCGTCCCATTTAATCTGGGCAATCCACTGCTCTCCGGCAGGCGGCCGGTCTGTTATCATCGGTTCAAACGGAATGATGGGCGTAAATTTCATCGCGCAGCCCTATGATACCGTTTGCTTGCTCTTCGAGCTGCGTCGCTTCGGCTTGGGCGCGATAACAGGCGCCGGGGAAGAAGTGGCGGCCGCTCCGTCGGATGGTATCGTGCTTCCGGCTGCCGCGGCACCCTCTGCCGTGACGCCGGCGGCTTTGGGAGCTGCTTTCTTCCGCTCGCCCGCCGTTTTGCGGGGTTTGGCCGCAGGAGCGCCCGCCGGGCTACCCGGATCGGACGGAATATGCTGCACGGCCTCTATGCTGGCCTGAAGCGCGGCCATCAGATCGATGACATTCGTCTCCTGACGCGCCGGAGCGATGCGGATTTCCTCGCCGGCCACTTTGCTTGAGATCAGGTCCAGCATCCGCTGGCGGTAATCATCCGTATATTTTCCCGGCTCGAACGGCGTCGACAGCTGCGATATAAGCAGTTTGGCCATATCCAGCTCCTTGTCGTTCACCGCACCGGCTTCCGGCAGACTCGGCACCTGGGACACCGGCCGGATCTCGTCCGGGTAGAACATCGTCTCGATCGACAGGCAATTTTCCAGTACCCGAATTGCGGCAAGACTGCTTTTGGAGCGGATGGATATTTTGGCGACACCGATTTTTTCCGTCTGGCGCATTGCTTCCATCAGCAGGCGATAAGCACCTGCCCCGGCTTGGTCCGGAGAAAGGTAATACGTTTTCTGAAAATAAATCGGATCGATTTCCTTCAAATCTACAAAGTCGAGGATCGTAATATTCTTGGTGCTTTCTTCCGTCAGTGTGTCCAGCTCGTCTTTGTCAAAGACGACGAATTTCCCCTTTTCATACTCATAGCCTTTGCCGATTTCTTCCCAGGCCACTTCCTTGTCGCACACCGGACATTTTCGGACATAGGACAAGGGACTGCCGCAAGCCTTATGGATATAACGTAAGGAGACATCCTTATCCTCAGTGGCCGAGAACATTTTGACCGGAACATGCACAAGTCCGAAGCTGATGGCGCCTTTCCAAACGGTATGCATCGAATAACACCTCATTTTCTAAAAAAATTCCGCTTTGACTTAGTATGAACGGCGTCTGTCTTTTTACACCTTGAAGAATTTCGGTTGTGCCTTCCGCCGGATAGAATAGATCTTTTTGCTGCCGGGGAACATAACATTGTCCGGTTTCGGCAAATTCATGGCATGGCGTTATCGCGAATGGAGGCGGGAAGATCGATGTTTCCGGAAAACGGATGGCAGGAGCAAGAGGGATATCCCGACAGATGCGGGACGGCCGTGAACTGGGAAGAGCTTACCGTGCGGCGCCGGGAAGAGGAGATTGTTCCGGGCACGGACAATCTGGATGCGGACCGGACAATCGGCGGACAGACGCAGGACAATCCGGACGATCTGGACGATCGGGATGAGAAGATCAGGATGAGCTGAAACAAGGTTTTGTATAAAAGGGAGGAACAAACATGGACATACAGCGTGCGCAGGATATTTTCGCTTCCAAGGATAACATTTCCGTACATCTGGACGGGGAGCCGGTATGGATCGAGCATGTGGATGCGGCAAACGGCATGGCGACTGTTCAGGTCGGTTCGCGGCCAACCAATGTGCATACGGTTGGCGTGGACCGGCTGGAAGAGCAGAAACGGCAGCGGTAGAATGCCATAGGTGTACTACTGATTAGAGTATCAGAATAGCCATGTTTTTGACGCATGGCTATTCTCAAATTCAGATCCCTTCATTCACACCATCTCGGGATTAGGGGATAGTTTAGTGGAAATATGATGCTGTCCCGATTTCCTTTTTTTTGCAGCGCCTCCCCGATTAATTCCTCCGGTCACCCGTTGAGCTTTCTTTCGGCCAGCGGCAGTGTTCCTATTTTTTCATAGTAACGGATAGTATCCACACTTGTTTGGCATTGTTCCAGAATTTCTTTCATTGTAAAGCTGTAGCTCATTTGGACTCACCTACATAAAATTTTTATTGCCTAATGAACAACGCGCTGACGGCGCCTGCCGCAGCCATGGCAACGCAGATATAGAGCGCTATAATGCCGCTGCCCGCCGCTTCGCTGAAGTAAGCCAGAATGGGCGAGGCCACGGCTCCGCCGCCATTGCCGAATATTGTGTACATGGAGCTGGATCGAATGGCCGCTTTCGAATCGACCAGTTCGGAAGGCAGTGACCAAAAGGGACCGCTGACAATGGACGTCGAGGCGAACGCCAGAATAAGCATGAAGCCCAGCCACTTGATGGAAGTATGCGGTACCGCAACAATCGTGACGACCGACAGCAGGGCTCCGATCAACAGAACGGGATAACGCCGTCCTTTAAACACAAAGTCGGAAATAATCCCGCCCAGAGGCGCGGCCACGAAGGTAACGAAAAAAGTGGCTCCCAGCATCGCTGACGCGGTCTTTTCCGGAATCTCCAAATCGACGGACAGCAGGCGCGGCAGGAAGGAGCTCAGACCGTAAATAAGCCAGCCGTTGACGAATACATAGACGGCAGCCGCCCAAACCCTTGACCGGCGCAGCGCTTCTCTCATGGTTTTAGGCTTGATATACTTCAAATTTCCCGTCGCCGTTCTTGGGTTCTGCTGCGGAACGTTATTTCCGCCCAGCAAATGATCGATCGAAGTCACACCGGGATATACCTCGTTCAAGCCTTTTACAGTGAAAAACACCACAGCGGCCAGGATCATTCCCGGCACGCAGACCATTATCGCGCTAGCCATTTGCCATGACATGCCTGCATCGGTCAGCATCGGGCCGACAATCGAGGGGACGGAAAACCCTACGCCCTGAAACCCGAACAAAATGCCTGAAGCGATGCCTCTCTGCCTTGTAGGAAACCATACCGAAGTCCCGCCGACGATCGCGCCGATGATTAGCCCGCCCGAAATGCCCTGAAAGAAACGCAGCGCCAATATGGCCGTATAGCTGTCTCCCAACACGGGAAAGAGCAACGTTACGGCGGTATTGATCAGAATACCGGCTGTAACGGTTTTACGCGGACCCCATTTTGCGCCCCATGCCCCTCCGATGAGCGGAAATAGGGTATAAGCGATCATGGAGGATGTGATCAGAAGGGTAACCTCCGTCGCCGTAATTTTCCATTCTCTTTGAATGGTAATTCCGAATACGGAAATCAATTGCAGACTCATAAAAAAATGTGCGAAAACAATCACATGGATGATTAATACGTACCAGCGATAGACAGGGGGAGCATCGAGTTTCTTAACTGGATTCTTCGATTGTCTCATATGCTCATCTCCTTTCTCAATATCGGACCGTAACAACATGATGATGATATTTAAAAATTCTCGTTCAGGTGCAAAAATGCTGTTATAATTTTGTTGACCAGAGAGACCGAAAACTTTCCGGTCGCATTTCAGTGAACCGTGGCAGTCGCCAAGACAAGAAATGATTAAACACAAACCGACAGCACCCAAACATCTGTTAAAGTAGGGCTTGCTGCTCCTTAGTTGGTTAAATTTGGTATTTACAAGCTTTAGCTTTATACAAAAAGAAATGAGTTGATCACTTGAAACCTTTGCTTTACGGCGTCTGTTCGGCGCTGTTCTTTGCCATTACCTTTGTACTAAACCGCCGGATGGAGCTGTCCGGAGGAAGCTGGGCATGGAGTTCCTCGCTCAGGTATTTCTTCACACTGCCCTTTTTACTGGCCCTCGTGGCCGGTCGCCGCAGATTGAAGCCGCTCCTTCGGGAGATGGCTGACAAGCCCTGGTCCTGGCTGCTGTGGGGCACGGTCGGCTTCGGCTTGTTTTATGCCCCAATTACCTTTGCGGCGGCTTACGCCCCGGGCTGGCTGACGGCCGGAACGTGGCAAATTACGATTATTTCCGGCTCCTTGCTCGCGCCGCTGTTCGTTACCCGGATACAAGGACCTCAAGGAATTGTGGCTGCAAGGGGCAAAATTCCGCTTCGCGGACTTGGCCTCTCTGTAATCATTCTCGCTGGCGTTGCGGTGCTTCAACTGGAGCATGCCCAGAAGCTGTCGGTTTCACAGGTGCTTCTCGGCATCCTGCCCGTGCTCGTCGCTTCCTTTGCCTATCCGCTCGGCAACCGCAAGACGATGGAGCTGTGCGGCGGCAGGCTGGACGTATT
This region of Paenibacillus sp. URB8-2 genomic DNA includes:
- a CDS encoding YitT family protein, whose protein sequence is MSTSPHILVNEEPNKPRKSGTAKTARLAQRTVMMVIGAGMMAVALEIFLVPNQMVDGGITGISIMLSHIFNIPLGILLTLLNLPFLIVGYKQIGKTFALSTLFAVVVMSIGTQLLHPVQPITVEPLLAAVFGGVILGVGVGLVVRYGGSLDGTEIVAILVAKRLPFSVGEVVMFFNLFILTGAGFVFGWNNAMFSLIAYYIAFKMIDVTLEGLDQSKSVWIISDKYRDIGEALTERLGRGVTYLQGEGGFSGEDKKVIFVVITRLEEAKMKAIVEDWDSEAFVAVGNIHDVKGGRFKKKSIH
- the ligD gene encoding non-homologous end-joining DNA ligase, with the protein product MPAAVKGSITIEGQTVPITNPDKPLWPERGITKRIYLEKLAALSPYLLRYLKNRLLTVIRYPHGVPGKSFYQKNAPDPLPPFVRTVMHEEINYISLDGLPGLLWLGNLAALEFHPSLHYAGSSLPCEWMIDLDPSREVEPRIMEAAAIVGKVLNSLGLASVPKTSGATGVQIIVPIKQGVSFDELRKVGHFVGRYVTEKHPGLFTLERLKKQRGDKIYFDYLQHYGGKTLAAPYTPRARPLATVSTPLTWDEVESNVSPEDFHLLNIEERLRAKGDLISKLPPQPVELVIAGLR
- a CDS encoding ATP-dependent DNA ligase; its protein translation is MKFTPIIPFEPMITDRPPAGEQWIAQIKWDGVRMLSYYDGSSTELINRRKNYRTRQYPEISAAESYCKADSVILDGEVIALSEGKPSFHEVMRRDSLKNDSAIASTVRQIPVLYMVFDILYCNGLWTMDRPFSERRSLLEEMLLPHPHVQAVPSYSDSAALLAAVREKGLEGIVCKDVNGVYTPGGKDKRWLKCKIISDLNAVAGGVTFRDGTVNALLLGLYGDDGRLHYIGHAGTGKMKVKDWQELTVLSQSLAVNYMPFASIPQRVKGAFWIRPELVFKIHFLEWNESGTLRHPSIQARLDLSPSECLLPNR
- the ku gene encoding non-homologous end joining protein Ku, encoding MHTVWKGAISFGLVHVPVKMFSATEDKDVSLRYIHKACGSPLSYVRKCPVCDKEVAWEEIGKGYEYEKGKFVVFDKDELDTLTEESTKNITILDFVDLKEIDPIYFQKTYYLSPDQAGAGAYRLLMEAMRQTEKIGVAKISIRSKSSLAAIRVLENCLSIETMFYPDEIRPVSQVPSLPEAGAVNDKELDMAKLLISQLSTPFEPGKYTDDYRQRMLDLISSKVAGEEIRIAPARQETNVIDLMAALQASIEAVQHIPSDPGSPAGAPAAKPRKTAGERKKAAPKAAGVTAEGAAAAGSTIPSDGAAATSSPAPVIAPKPKRRSSKSKQTVS
- a CDS encoding H-type small acid-soluble spore protein, whose product is MDIQRAQDIFASKDNISVHLDGEPVWIEHVDAANGMATVQVGSRPTNVHTVGVDRLEEQKRQR
- a CDS encoding MerR family DNA-binding transcriptional regulator, translating into MSYSFTMKEILEQCQTSVDTIRYYEKIGTLPLAERKLNG
- a CDS encoding MFS transporter, producing MRQSKNPVKKLDAPPVYRWYVLIIHVIVFAHFFMSLQLISVFGITIQREWKITATEVTLLITSSMIAYTLFPLIGGAWGAKWGPRKTVTAGILINTAVTLLFPVLGDSYTAILALRFFQGISGGLIIGAIVGGTSVWFPTRQRGIASGILFGFQGVGFSVPSIVGPMLTDAGMSWQMASAIMVCVPGMILAAVVFFTVKGLNEVYPGVTSIDHLLGGNNVPQQNPRTATGNLKYIKPKTMREALRRSRVWAAAVYVFVNGWLIYGLSSFLPRLLSVDLEIPEKTASAMLGATFFVTFVAAPLGGIISDFVFKGRRYPVLLIGALLSVVTIVAVPHTSIKWLGFMLILAFASTSIVSGPFWSLPSELVDSKAAIRSSSMYTIFGNGGGAVASPILAYFSEAAGSGIIALYICVAMAAAGAVSALFIRQ
- a CDS encoding DMT family transporter, encoding MKPLLYGVCSALFFAITFVLNRRMELSGGSWAWSSSLRYFFTLPFLLALVAGRRRLKPLLREMADKPWSWLLWGTVGFGLFYAPITFAAAYAPGWLTAGTWQITIISGSLLAPLFVTRIQGPQGIVAARGKIPLRGLGLSVIILAGVAVLQLEHAQKLSVSQVLLGILPVLVASFAYPLGNRKTMELCGGRLDVFQRILGMTLASMPFWVLVALFGWKESGLPSQGQLVQSAIIALSSGVVATVLFFRATDMVRHSMTGLAAVEATQSFEVLFALLGEMLILSSPAPTILSWAGIAVIIIGMILHSLFSHSKPVKERTGKQTERESVSAAQ